The Culex quinquefasciatus strain JHB chromosome 2, VPISU_Cqui_1.0_pri_paternal, whole genome shotgun sequence genome contains the following window.
TAGTTCGCGGAATTCGCGAGACATTCGATATCTCGAATGACAAATGGTTGGGAAACTATCGGCGCTGTCTAAACAAACCGAGCTTGTCATTCGACTTACGCAATGTTGTTGCGAGGAAAATGTTTATTACGAAAATATCTCACCAAACGACGACTTATGTGTACAACACAACAAAGTCGGGTTGGACTTTCTTTTTTCCACATCTTCCTCAGAACATGCCGCAACGTAAGATTTTTTCggtatttaaaaatatctacCTCTTCGCGCGTTTGCAGCGATTGGTTTGTGAAGAATGCTCGACTTGGTTGCACATAGGAGGCTTAGGACTGCGAGTACACAATTAATACGAGTAATATTAAAAATAGGTTTCTCGATTGCTTGTCGCGAGGAAAAGTGTGATCAAGTTACCGCCGGTTGGCATGTTGTGATTTGTCATTGATGACTTTTATTTATACCGCACGCGTGCGGCAGCGGTTACTTTGTTGGATTTCGATGTGCCTTTTAAAAATTACGAGATGGACAAATGGcccgcataaacgagaaccataaaaaaactttgtgttaaatggttttctcaccatttcagagatcgtaaccactatttgaaaaatggtaggaaaaccttaaaattaccatatcggaaatggtaccctaccatttttcataaagttcgaccatctgaattgagggtggttagcaacggtaaccttaaaaatccccgaacaacgtttcgtcaaattaccatttgtgtaatggtaaaaataaagtaaattttcgcgaaaaagcgacctttttcctccggtttttactgtttcagaaatggtttttgaatggtattttaaggtttttcttaaaaattttaaccttgcgtctactattttagaaagggtttgtaaatggttttttagggtttttcttgctatttttacctatcactactattttggaaatagttttcatatggttatttaaggtttatcctacattttttcccagtttcactatttgagaaatagtttttaaatggTAAATTGAAGTTTATCATACAAATTCACTACTttagaaatagttttgaaatgatttttaatagtttttcttacattttttacctacctattttttacagtattgttcactttttgacggatggttcacaacaataatatttaaactttAGCGGCGATGTCGATTCTGTTTAGTTGATCATACTGCCAAAATCGTCCAAACCTGAAAAAGTaagaagaaaaaatcacaaagtatcaaGTTGAATATAATATTCAAACAAATATCATATGTACTTATCTGATTATTCAGATTGCTTGATGCCAATCGTTTGTTTGCTTGGTCGCATCCTCGGCGGAACAATATTGTCGGCCGGCTGCCGgcaaaatcttttttgattACCGATCGAGTTCTCCAGCACCAGCTGTTCCGTTTTTATCAAGTTCTCCACGGCGCTGAAATgatcaacaagaaaaatataaacaaagtattttgtaaatcaaatgatttgtttgaaaattatacctgcgcaCAAAACGTAAACAACAACCAGCCGCACAAACGATTCACATCAGACTGTTTTTGCCTGCGCACGGCGCAGTGCGCTTGCCTGCGAAAGAGCAGGTAACGGAGcgtagcgagagaagagaaaagagagagcgcgcaaggcaaattcaattttgcgttGAATCTAAAATGTTGTTAACTACTAAATTGATTTAGAAGTACAAATATTGCCTAAagaattgaaattaataaaCCATAATTTAAGACATGAGATTTTGCAATCTGCATTCAAACAAAGGCGAGCCCTTGCGTTTGTGAAAGTTGCGCTTCCTTTGATGGTTGGTGTAAATTATACGAAACCAAGAATAACGGAGGTTCTGAAACTCAATTTCGTAGGGGTAAACGCCCTATTTGTATAAAATATCACACTACACCTCCACATCATCGATTCCGTTGATGCTAGAGAACCGAACCGTAATTCCGCTGGTCAATCTAACCGATCTGACACTGTGCAATCAGCAGCTCTAAAGGGGTACCTTTGCGAATATCGTCTTTCGATGGCAGAAAGTAGTCCTAACGAATTTACTAACTTCCGCTCATCACACTCGGAGCattccgtcatctggggcgaatcgggactagaGTCGGGACCCAGCGCTGCCATAGTGATACAATCACTTGCGAAAACACCGCTGTTATTCAAACAACGCGAGTCCAAGGCGAAACAGCTGAAACACTTACCACCGGATACTGCGACTTAATCTCGCCGGCTTCTTTTCATCCACCTCGTTCTCTTCACTACGGCGACATTCAAATCGTCATCATCCTTTGTGTCTTCCACTTGAATGATCTCGTACAGATCGAGGCAGAAAAAGTCCTCATGTCGGTGATCTGCAGCAGAACACGACGCGAAACGTCCAGATTGAACATCAGTCCACCttggtagggtagagtagtcatcaatgagacacggggaacaatgataaaatggctctcacaagtcgtagtttcaaccaatcaggctcatatttggaggaaaggtgtgtctactagatacacgtctgccataatagtggctttggttatggacgctcccttgcaaagttattcatacatgtttgattctggagtgtaaaagtaaattatgactaaaaattacattttcgctcatagactgccattaacacaaaaactaatatttctccaaatttctttcgtcatttcacagggcattagttgggctacaatgtcctttcattaggtttggccaaaatttaaaatatacccagaatccagggctgtctcattgttccccactcctttcagcccatgggtaacaatgagacactttgatttttcttcattaaacttttcaaaatctatggaaatctttcaaaacatgaattggaagtgaattttggcatatttagtgagtttgaacttcatttaaccaaaaatataaagttatttggtaaaatatatggattttacaaaatttaaatactttttagtataactgttgttatttaaagtttcaaattggcaaaaatgctttaaagtgttcaaggcaagtcatctgcaatggaacaatacaaaaacatgatgatttactagaaaagtattgattttcgtagagtgtctcattgttccccagctgtctcattgttcctgccaagtgcgtctacaatgagacagttgaataactctggctgtagaggtcggatcgatctcatattttggtcaatgttagaacacattaaaagaaagaaaatgcaacaaaaagctcattaaaacatgctaatgaaaaaaatacaaaaatcgttgaagtttaaaaaccaaaagtgtctcattgatgactaccctaccctactcgtCAGCGGCGCTCACATTATCCCATTCAGATTTCCAGCCGGTTCTGCGGAATGAGCTTCGGCGCGGACGGATCAAAGTTCTTCCGCCCCATCTCTATAATCTTCAACACTTTCATAATTCGCTGTAAGAAAATGTTGTAGAACTGGATGTGTGCAGACATCTGCTAGTTCCGTTTGTACATGAACCAGATAGTGAACGTGTGTACGTCATTGGCGCGATCAACCCGCCGACGCTCGCCGCGCACCGCCATAATCCTTCTTGTTGACCTTGTCCATCTCCTGCTCCTTCAAGTCCATTATGCCGTTGATCAAATCCACACAGAATCGGAACCGCTCCTCGACGTCACACACCAACCGCTCAAAGATGGCCATAATCGTCTTCACGTTGCCCTCGCCAAGATCGCCAACATTTCCGCCAGCACCTTCTTCAAGTTCTCCCGACCGACCTCGTCACCCAGATCGTACAATCTCTAGCAGCACCTGCATCATCGACTGGAAGTACATCTTCTGTAACATGTCCCTCGTCATCGATGGATCGTACGCCAGCTGCCGGATGTACTTGCACAGCGTCGGCGTGTCCGCAAAGCTGCAACATAGCCACGTTATTAtattaatttagataaattccCTGAAAAACTCACGTCTTGATGTAGTTGCCAAACGCCGTCAGATCCACCATGTACGCGTCCAGCTCGTACGAATCGGTGTGCTGGAGGATCTTGAGCAGCGCCTGCCAGCAGATTGCCGTCTCGATGGTGAGGTTCTTCAGCGGGATCGTTTTGTCCTCCTCGCGCAGCCCGAGCATCGTGGTGGCGTCGTTGAGGCCGTATTTACTGCGAGAAAATTGCTTACTTAAACAAAACCTAccttttacaaaagttttgagaTACTCACGTAAAGATCTCCCCCAGCGCAAGCTTGGCCGTCTTCGCGAACCGTTCCATCTCCTTCTCGTCCGCGTCGATTTTGAGCGCCTTCACGAACGCCACATTATTCTTCTGGTACGACTCGAACCACTGCGGAATGAGCACTATTTTGACAAACCGCTGGGCCACTATGTACTGCTTGACCGGGTAGCTGCTTATCTGGATGTACGTGTGCCGCCGGACGCGTTCGTCAACGTCCCAGACGCGCTTGAGGATGTATGGAATTGTCCGGTAGTTGCGACCCAGCGACGTTATGACCGCTTGGCGGAAAATCGGCAACACGTCCGACTCTATTTCAAAACAACATCTCAATCTGAACCAGCAAATTCTCCAACGTCGATTCCTTCTTCTCGTAGAACTCCCGGACAACACAAAGCAACGTCGAAAGGATCGCAAAGACGCAAAGACGATCACGCACGACAGCTGAAGCAACGAATTCGTTGAGATGACCTAGCAATTGACCAAATCAGCCAGAAATCGAAGCGCGTACCGGGTCGCCTCCTCCTCCGTCCTCCAGATACTCCTCTTCGTGCTCGTCAGCCCCACAAACATCGAGTAGATCGAACACTTTTCCGGCTTCTTTATCGGAAAAAAATCCGCAACATCTTTTTCTGGAAGTTGCCCAAATCCGACTACACCACCGAAACCGAACCCTCCAAGTTAGATTCCAAAGAGGTGCTATTTTTGCCCACCCTCAAGATCAACGCCTTCATCTCCTGGTCCTCGAGCACCCGGCGACGTTACGGGATCGCTCTGGAAcgaaatcaacaaaaacaaaaactttgtatCTGGCACCACACTCACCGAAAACTCTCGCCATAACGAGGTTAAACTTACTTCGCGCGGCGACGATTCATGGCTCCTATTCGAGAGAGCACTTCCCGGACGCGAAACAACCAAATGCACGACGGAACGAACCGGATTCAAACTATAACACGCgcaccagcaaaaaaaatcttttgcgcAACTAGAcggatttgttttgttttgatcgcCTGCTGCgatttcgacgccaacatttcaaaaagcatcatgtacaaaccatgcgttttgagaaaaacgcatttgaatgttgaacatccattttcaattcccattttaatataaaagcaaaataagatgttctaatgataacaaacgatgaaaaacgttgcttttattgatacttgatcatccaaattcaataaaacattatttccgtaattttatttgagaaaaacaaacataacttcttttgaaatcaccaacgtctatatcaccctcaCAGTTTATTACAGGGAAATAGACCTTCCAAgagaaaaatcataatttttcatttaggtCTATTGTTAAACAGTATATTATCCATTGAAAGTCGTTCTACGACCTTAATGAAGATTACAAATCTTGCCAAACctgttaaattttcttaaatttcggtttggatggAAATGCTTTtgcaaatctggagcaacatttgaaaggggcggtacgacattgctcttacggatTGTTGTAAATCATTTGAACTTTAGCATAACTTTATGTTTTAAGGTAACAATTTCAGCAAACTTCCGCAAAtagtttttaaa
Protein-coding sequences here:
- the LOC6051724 gene encoding uncharacterized protein LOC6051724, which gives rise to MAVRPTAVEGQIHSKSSRVRSSNVQSSVIHQPVKLSTDGACKSWNWLNKLLLDPNLCESDVLPIFRQAVITSLGRNYRTIPYILKRVWDVDERVRRHTYIQISSYPVKQYIVAQRFVKIVLIPQWFESYQKNNVAFVKALKIDADEKEMERFAKTAKLALGEIFTKYGLNDATTMLGLREEDKTIPLKNLTIETAICWQALLKILQHTDSYELDAYMVDLTAFGNYIKTFADTPTLCKYIRQLAYDPSMTRDMLQKMYFQSMMQVLLEIVRSG